From Stigmatopora nigra isolate UIUO_SnigA chromosome 17, RoL_Snig_1.1, whole genome shotgun sequence, a single genomic window includes:
- the slc38a9 gene encoding neutral amino acid transporter 9, with product MENDYRPLLSSEQVGDSFSHRGSTDSLDSRAKRPFYVEPRNIVDDEPQERVSAEAAILNSRVHYYSKLTGSSDRLLSPPNHVIPRTEEIYIYSPLGTAFKMSGKDQASKNPSIITIFAIWNTMMGTSILSIPWGIKQAGFTLGIVILIFTGLLMLYCCYIVLKSPKAITYVDTSDWEFPDVCRYYFGKFGQWSSLVFSMVSLIGAMVVYWVLMSNFLFNTGQFIYNYAHHVNVSDSDFGTNDTHDRVICPYPKTDPGGNHTFSTHHVNTNGNATFDIYSFEHWWSKTNTVPFFLIILLLPLLCFKSASFFARFTFLGTISVIYLIVLVTIKAAHLGFHLEFHWFDSTSFYVPELRLLFPQLTGVLTLAFFIHNCIITLMKNNKHQENNVRDLSVAYLLVGLTYLYVGVLIFAAFPAPPLSKDCIEPNFLDNFSSGDVMVFVARSFLLFQMITVYPLLGYLVRVQMMGQIFGNHYPGFLHVFSLNALIVAAGVLTAKFYPNIGSIIRFSGATCGLALVFVFPSLIHMISLKRRGALRWPSAVFHSFLIILGVANLMAQFFM from the exons ACCTTTCTACGTCGAACCCAGAAACATCGTAGATGACGAACCGCAAGAGCGTGTGTCGGCCGAGGCGGCCATTCTTAACAGCAGGGTGCATTACTATAGCAAATTAACTGGATCTTCTGATAGGCTCCTG AGCCCACCCAACCATGTCATCCCCCGAACAGAAGAGATTTACATCTACAGCCCCCTAGGGACGGCTTTTAAGATGTCGGGAAAAGACCAGGCGTCCAAAAACCCAAGCATTATTACCAT ATTTGCCATATGGAACACCATGATGGGCACCTCCATTCTCAGCATACCTTGGGGGATAAAACAG gctGGATTCACTCTGGGGAtcgtcatcctcatcttcaCAGGCTTATTGATGCTCTATTGTTGTTACATTGTCCTTAAATCGCCAAAGGCTATAA cttaCGTGGACACATCAGACTGGGAATTTCCTGATGTTTGTCGCTACTATTTTGGCAAGTTTGGCCAGTGGTCCAGCTTGGTTTTCTCCATGGTGTCTCTCATTGGAGCAATGGTGGTGTATTGGGTACTCATGTCCAATTTCCTCTTCAACACGGGCCAGTTTATCTACA ACTACGCTCACCATGTTAACGTATCGGATTCAGACTTTGGAACCAACGACACCCATGACAGAG tAATTTGTCCTTACCCCAAAACCGACCCTGGAGGAAACCACACATTTTCCACGCATCATGTCAACACCAATGGAAACGCTACGTTTGACATCTACTCGTTTGAACACTGGTGGAGCAAAACCAACACGGTTCCCTTTTTTCTGATCATTTTACTGTTGCCGCTGCTTTGCTTCAAATCCGCCTCCTTCTTTGCTAGATTCACATTCTTGG GCACCATATCGGTAATCTACCTGATCGTCCTGGTCACCATTAAAGCGGCCCACCTTGGATTTCACCTGGAATTCCATTGGTTCGACAGTACCAGTTTTTACGTTCCAG AACTGCGACTTCTCTTCCCCCAGCTAACCGGCGTCTTGACATTAGCCTTCTTCATTCACAACTGCATCATCACGCTAATGAAGAACAACAAGCACCAGGAAAACAAC GTCCGAGACCTGTCCGTGGCGTACCTCCTCGTAGGCCTAACGTACCTTTACGTGGGAGTCTTGATTTTTGCCGCTTTTCCGGCTCCTCCCCTCAGCAAAGACTGCATCGAACCG AACTTCTTAGACAATTTCTCCAGCGGTGACGTGATGGTGTTTGTAGCTCGAAGCTTTTTGTTGTTCCAAATGATCACAGTTTATCCTCTACTGGGCTACTTAGTGCGAGTCCAGATGATGGGACAAATATTTGGAAACCATTACCCAGG GTTTCTTCACGTCTTCAGCCTGAACGCCTTAATCGTCGCCGCCGGAGTCCTGACGGCAAAGTTTTACCCCAACATTGGCTCCATCATTCG GTTTTCTGGGGCGACTTGTGGCTTAGCGTTGGTCTTTGTCTTCCCTTCCTTGATTCACATGATTTCCCTAAAACGACGGGGCGCCCTCCGATGGCCGTCGGCTGTATTTCACAGTTTTTTGATCATATTGGGCGTGGCTAATTTGATGGCTcagtttttcatgtaa